The sequence GAGTTGCAAACTTGGTGACATGGAAGAATGTTAATCACGAATGAGTCTCCGTCAAATTGTTGGTTCCCACCTACTTCTACGCTATACTGAATCCATACCATAAACCTCCGCTCCGCCATTGTCGATTTCCAAATTTTGATGTGCAATCATGCATTCTTTGGCATCGCTGTTTAGAAAAAACACTCCACAGGCTCCATATTTGGCAGCTCGAAGCCTGAGATCTCCTACAGATTTCAGAAAATCAAACAACCCAATCTTGAATTCATCAGCATCGGGAAATGGTGGGAGGAGTTATTGTTCTTGCAGTAATGAGATTGAGTCATCTTCGTCGTTTTTCAGGTCACTTTTGAGATCAGTTTGCTCCGGGGTGGTGGTTGTTGGATCGGGTCTCGGCCTTTTCTATTGTTCTTCATTAATCTGTAGTGCAGATTCGATAGTCTCGCATGCAGATTCCGGAACCCAAATGAAGGAGCAAGAAAAAAAAGGTGGCTTCCTATTCAAAGGTACGTGATCCATTTAATAATTAGCTATGCTAATTTGTAGATCAAATTGTTTCACTGTGCTTTTCTCTTGGTGGGAAATTATTAATCTTCATCGTAATTTTACGGTGAAAACAAAGAAATGCATATATCTTAAGCTACAATGCGACTCACTAAGTAGTTCAATCTTTCAGATGCATACAGGAGAAAAGTTTTCTTCAAGTACGAGAAACGCATAAGAACACGAAGCCCTCCCGAAAAGGTGATTTCATTAAGTAAGATTCAGTAACAAAGCAGGATTAAATTCGTGTCGAATAATGGAGCTAGCATAGTGATCGAGTGAGAGCCGTCACTGAAATAACATATCAACTAACTATATAGTATGTGTAATGTGTATGTGAAGTGTACGTAGTTTCTTTGGAGAGGACCATGAAATTAAACATATAGGCAAACAACCTTTGTGTATTTATCTATAGACTAATGGATTTCAATTCAGGTGTTTGAATACTTTGCATCATTTCGAACACCGTCGGGAGAAGTATATATGACACCAGTAGACTTGATGAGAGCAGTGGTTCCAGTATTCCCTCCATCTGAAGCACCTAGTGTCAGAGTCGGAAACCTCTCAGGGGAGTGGACGACTAGCGATTTACACTTCGCTCCTTcagaattttttatgttattcgATACCAACAACGATGGGCTTATTTCATTTCCAGAGTTAGTATATCAATCAGATTCGTCTCTAGAAAATATTGTATGACAAAATATGATCTTTTCTTCTTGTGACAGGTATATATTTTTCGTCACACTATTGAGCATCCCAGAGTCGAGCTTTTCTGTCGCGTTTAAAATGTTTGATCTTGATAACGACGGGTATGATAcagcatgcatatataatgATTGACAGATAATGTTACATCGGAATTAAATTCACTATAGATTTCGAAATATGATCTTTATTCATCTATGAGCAATTATATCCTCAAGCTTCATACATAAAAGGCAGAAAGATTTATCATGCGAAATGGTACTTTTGCACAGTGGTATAGACAAACAAGAATTTCAAAAGGTGATGAACCTGATGCGTACTCAAAATAGACAAGGGGCTAACCACAGAGATGGGATGAGGATTGGATTAAAAGTTTCTGGTTCTGTGGAGGATGGAGGTCTCCTCGAGTACTTCTTTGGAAAAGACGGTAATGGGCGCCTTGAACACCAGAAATTTGTTCAGTTTTTCAGAGAATTGCATGACGAAGTATGTAATTTTCGCTCACATTCATATATGCTCTTGAAATTCAGGAGGTCACATTCTATGACAACTTGTAAAATTCATGCACAGATACTGAGATTGGAGTTTTCGCATTATGATTTTAAGTCGCAAGGAACTATCTCTGCGAAAGACTTTGCCTTATCAATGGTTGCTTCTGCTGATATGAGATACGTAGACAAGTTTCTGGATCGAGTTGATGAACTTAGCAACGAGCAATCTCTAAGAGATGTGCGTATCACATTTGAAGAATTTAAGAGATTTTCCGAGCTCCGGAAAAGATTGGAGCCATTCTCCATAGCCCTCTTCAGTTATGGCAAAGTAAATGGACTGTTGTCAAAGCGAGATTTTAAAAGAGCTGCTGATCAGGTGAACACTTCACTTAAAAAACATCCATCTACCCTTTATTTCTTATCTTTATGCCTCAATACTGTGCATGCAGTCACTTATGGATGTGTGTTACTAATAAAATGTCGCAATTTCTTCAAGGTTTGTGGGATCAATCTCAAAGAGAAGGTGGTTGACctgatattttttatgtttgacACAAATCGCGATGGGAACTTAAGCTCGGATGAGTTTTTGAGGGTGTTGGAGAGGCGAGAAAACGACATTTCCCAGCCACGAGAGTCGGGCTTTGCTGGTTTGATATCATGCTGGTTGGATTGCACAAAGAATCGCTCTTCCAAGAAAATGTTCTAACTTGTTTATTGACGCCAAGTTGCATGAACACCTCTGTGGAGCTGAAggaatgatataaaaaaatcaataacttAGTTTTGTTTGGAGTCTATATACTCACTATTCACTATATTCACTCACGAATGTATCACGTTTAACAATTAAAACTAGTTTAGAGACTTACTTATAGCATGTTgaacattaaaattaataaagatATCATGTAGGATCCTCCCTGGGATTGTGATAAAACTTAAGATaaagtctcatgtgagacggtctcacgaatttttatctatgagacggtctcacgaaccgatattcacaataaaaagtaatactcttagcataaaagtaatattttttcatggattacacaaataagatattcaacccacgaaattgatctgtgaaaCATTTTTGTGAAAACTTAATAGTCTCTCATTTTGTTTTACtctgataatttttttcttat comes from Primulina huaijiensis isolate GDHJ02 chromosome 5, ASM1229523v2, whole genome shotgun sequence and encodes:
- the LOC140977839 gene encoding calcium uptake protein, mitochondrial-like, which gives rise to MHSLASLFRKNTPQAPYLAARSLRSPTDFRKSNNPILNSSASGNGGRSYCSCSNEIESSSSFFRSLLRSVCSGVVVVGSGLGLFYCSSLICSADSIVSHADSGTQMKEQEKKGGFLFKDAYRRKVFFKYEKRIRTRSPPEKVFEYFASFRTPSGEVYMTPVDLMRAVVPVFPPSEAPSVRVGNLSGEWTTSDLHFAPSEFFMLFDTNNDGLISFPEYIFFVTLLSIPESSFSVAFKMFDLDNDGGIDKQEFQKVMNLMRTQNRQGANHRDGMRIGLKVSGSVEDGGLLEYFFGKDGNGRLEHQKFVQFFRELHDEILRLEFSHYDFKSQGTISAKDFALSMVASADMRYVDKFLDRVDELSNEQSLRDVRITFEEFKRFSELRKRLEPFSIALFSYGKVNGLLSKRDFKRAADQVCGINLKEKVVDLIFFMFDTNRDGNLSSDEFLRVLERRENDISQPRESGFAGLISCWLDCTKNRSSKKMF